The following are encoded in a window of Gossypium raimondii isolate GPD5lz chromosome 13, ASM2569854v1, whole genome shotgun sequence genomic DNA:
- the LOC105783622 gene encoding cytochrome P450 CYP749A22 isoform X6, with amino-acid sequence MNSMANVSVLVVGVVCLSLVIALIKVLHKYWWKPLRIQSLLSRQGINGPPYRFIHGNNKETIKMKQEALRNPMPTLSHDILPRVQPQIWSRIKLYGKNYLSWTGSRAMLVITEPELIKELLKNSERAFPKRTSRERKKEDDFVLKILGDGLVTSEGEKWAKKRKLANHAFHGETLKSMTPAVIASVETMLERWKLLEGKEIEVFGEFRLLTSEVISRTAFGSSYLDGEKIFDMLMKLSVITNRNMFKARFLVISKFWKSADQIEADKLEKEIHNCVMKIVKKREEKVANGDANSFGTDFLGLLLNAYHDTDKKNRISQQDLVDECKTFYFAGQETTNSSLAWTVLLLAIHPEWQEKARQEVIKIFGNQNPNPEGIGKLKIMTMIINETLRLYPPVSSMVRKVATGVQLGKLILPADLELLVPNLVLHHDPHLWGDDVNVFKPERFAEGIANATKHNSAAFIPFGLGPRSCVGMSFALMEMKMALSMILQRFTIFLSPTYSHSPFTLLLLQPQHGIQKRGVDSNLIAK; translated from the exons ATGAATTCCATGGCAAACGTATCTGTCCTTGTTGTAGGCGTTGTTTGCCTCTCTCTGGTTATAGCTCTAATCAAAGTCCTACACAAATATTGGTGGAAGCCACTTCGGATCCAAAGTTTACTGAGTAGGCAAGGAATCAATGGACCCCCTTAcagattcatccatggaaacaACAAAGAGACCATCAAAATGAAACAGGAAGCCTTGAGAAACCCCATGCCTACTTTATCACATGATATACTGCCCAGGGTTCAACCTCAAATTTGGTCAAGGATCAAGTTATATG GGAAAAACTATCTAAGTTGGACAGGTTCTAGAGCTATGCTTGTTATTACAGAACCGGAGCTTATCAAAGAGTTACTTAAAAATAGTGAAAGAGCTTTCCCAAAGAGGACTAGCagagaaaggaagaaagaagaCGATTTCGTTCTTAAGATACTAGGGGATGGGCTTGTGACATCAGAAGGTGAGAAATGggcaaagaaaaggaaattggCAAATCATGCTTTTCATGGGGAGACCTTGAAA AGCATGACCCCTGCAGTGATTGCTAGTGTTGAGACGATGCTGGAGAGGTGGAAACTATTAGAAGGCAAAGAAATTGAGGTGTTTGGAGAATTTAGATTGCTGACATCAGAAGTGATATCCAGAACTGCTTTTGGTAGCAGTTATTTGGATGGGGAAAAGATTTTTGACATGTTGATGAAGTTGTCTGTCATAACAAACAGAAACATGTTTAAGGCTAGATTTCTTGTCATCAG caAGTTCTGGAAAAGTGCTGATCAAATTGAAGCAGACAAACTTGAGAAAGAGATACACAATTGTGTGATGAAGATagtgaagaaaagagaagagaaagtaGCTAATGGAGATGCCAACAGCTTCGGCACTGATTTTCTTGGATTACTTTTAAATGCTTACCATGATACAGACAAGAAAAACAGGATTTCACAGCAAGATCTGGTTGATGAATGCAAGACATTTTACTTTGCTGGACAAGAAACAACTAATTCTTCACTTGCATGGACTGTCTTGCTTCTTGCAATCCATCCAGAATGGCAAGAGAAAGCGAGGCAAGAAGTGATCAAGATCTTCGGTAATCAAAATCCGAATCCTGAAGGCATTGGCAAACTCAAGATT ATGACTATGATCATTAATGAAACACTAAGATTATATCCTCCAGTAAGTTCCATGGTAAGGAAGGTAGCAACTGGCGTTCAATTGGGAAAGCTGATTCTACCAGCTGATTTGGAGTTGCTTGTCCCAAATCTTGTACTTCACCATGACCCTCACTTATGGGGAGATGATGTAAATGTTTTCAAACCCGAGAGGTTTGCAGAAGGGATTGCCAATGCTACGAAACATAATTCAGCTGCATTTATTCCGTTCGGGTTGGGACCTCGATCTTGTGTGGGAATGAGCTTTGCGTTGATGGAAATGAAGATGGCTCTTTCGATGATTCTACAACGCTtcaccatttttctttctccTACCTACAGCCACTCACCATTTACCCTTCTTTTGCTTCAACCACAACATGGAATTCAG aaaagaggtgttgattcaaatttgattgctaaatag
- the LOC105783622 gene encoding cytochrome P450 CYP749A22 isoform X4 → MNSMANVSVLVVGVVCLSLVIALIKVLHKYWWKPLRIQSLLSRQGINGPPYRFIHGNNKETIKMKQEALRNPMPTLSHDILPRVQPQIWSRIKLYGKNYLSWTGSRAMLVITEPELIKELLKNSERAFPKRTSRERKKEDDFVLKILGDGLVTSEGEKWAKKRKLANHAFHGETLKSMTPAVIASVETMLERWKLLEGKEIEVFGEFRLLTSEVISRTAFGSSYLDGEKIFDMLMKLSVITNRNMFKARFLVISKFWKSADQIEADKLEKEIHNCVMKIVKKREEKVANGDANSFGTDFLGLLLNAYHDTDKKNRISQQDLVDECKTFYFAGQETTNSSLAWTVLLLAIHPEWQEKARQEVIKIFGNQNPNPEGIGKLKIMTMIINETLRLYPPVSSMVRKVATGVQLGKLILPADLELLVPNLVLHHDPHLWGDDVNVFKPERFAEGIANATKHNSAAFIPFGLGPRSCVGMSFALMEMKMALSMILQRFTIFLSPTYSHSPFTLLLLQPQHGIQCKLASWQLAEELAGLVSLHFFGVLIVL, encoded by the exons ATGAATTCCATGGCAAACGTATCTGTCCTTGTTGTAGGCGTTGTTTGCCTCTCTCTGGTTATAGCTCTAATCAAAGTCCTACACAAATATTGGTGGAAGCCACTTCGGATCCAAAGTTTACTGAGTAGGCAAGGAATCAATGGACCCCCTTAcagattcatccatggaaacaACAAAGAGACCATCAAAATGAAACAGGAAGCCTTGAGAAACCCCATGCCTACTTTATCACATGATATACTGCCCAGGGTTCAACCTCAAATTTGGTCAAGGATCAAGTTATATG GGAAAAACTATCTAAGTTGGACAGGTTCTAGAGCTATGCTTGTTATTACAGAACCGGAGCTTATCAAAGAGTTACTTAAAAATAGTGAAAGAGCTTTCCCAAAGAGGACTAGCagagaaaggaagaaagaagaCGATTTCGTTCTTAAGATACTAGGGGATGGGCTTGTGACATCAGAAGGTGAGAAATGggcaaagaaaaggaaattggCAAATCATGCTTTTCATGGGGAGACCTTGAAA AGCATGACCCCTGCAGTGATTGCTAGTGTTGAGACGATGCTGGAGAGGTGGAAACTATTAGAAGGCAAAGAAATTGAGGTGTTTGGAGAATTTAGATTGCTGACATCAGAAGTGATATCCAGAACTGCTTTTGGTAGCAGTTATTTGGATGGGGAAAAGATTTTTGACATGTTGATGAAGTTGTCTGTCATAACAAACAGAAACATGTTTAAGGCTAGATTTCTTGTCATCAG caAGTTCTGGAAAAGTGCTGATCAAATTGAAGCAGACAAACTTGAGAAAGAGATACACAATTGTGTGATGAAGATagtgaagaaaagagaagagaaagtaGCTAATGGAGATGCCAACAGCTTCGGCACTGATTTTCTTGGATTACTTTTAAATGCTTACCATGATACAGACAAGAAAAACAGGATTTCACAGCAAGATCTGGTTGATGAATGCAAGACATTTTACTTTGCTGGACAAGAAACAACTAATTCTTCACTTGCATGGACTGTCTTGCTTCTTGCAATCCATCCAGAATGGCAAGAGAAAGCGAGGCAAGAAGTGATCAAGATCTTCGGTAATCAAAATCCGAATCCTGAAGGCATTGGCAAACTCAAGATT ATGACTATGATCATTAATGAAACACTAAGATTATATCCTCCAGTAAGTTCCATGGTAAGGAAGGTAGCAACTGGCGTTCAATTGGGAAAGCTGATTCTACCAGCTGATTTGGAGTTGCTTGTCCCAAATCTTGTACTTCACCATGACCCTCACTTATGGGGAGATGATGTAAATGTTTTCAAACCCGAGAGGTTTGCAGAAGGGATTGCCAATGCTACGAAACATAATTCAGCTGCATTTATTCCGTTCGGGTTGGGACCTCGATCTTGTGTGGGAATGAGCTTTGCGTTGATGGAAATGAAGATGGCTCTTTCGATGATTCTACAACGCTtcaccatttttctttctccTACCTACAGCCACTCACCATTTACCCTTCTTTTGCTTCAACCACAACATGGAATTCAG TGCAAGTTGGCAAGCTGGCAGCTTGCAGAAGAGCTCGCAGGTCTAGTGAGCTTGCACTTTTTTGGTGTGCTCATAGTTTTGTAG
- the LOC105783622 gene encoding cytochrome P450 CYP749A22 isoform X3, translating into MNSMANVSVLVVGVVCLSLVIALIKVLHKYWWKPLRIQSLLSRQGINGPPYRFIHGNNKETIKMKQEALRNPMPTLSHDILPRVQPQIWSRIKLYGKNYLSWTGSRAMLVITEPELIKELLKNSERAFPKRTSRERKKEDDFVLKILGDGLVTSEGEKWAKKRKLANHAFHGETLKSMTPAVIASVETMLERWKLLEGKEIEVFGEFRLLTSEVISRTAFGSSYLDGEKIFDMLMKLSVITNRNMFKARFLVISKFWKSADQIEADKLEKEIHNCVMKIVKKREEKVANGDANSFGTDFLGLLLNAYHDTDKKNRISQQDLVDECKTFYFAGQETTNSSLAWTVLLLAIHPEWQEKARQEVIKIFGNQNPNPEGIGKLKIMTMIINETLRLYPPVSSMVRKVATGVQLGKLILPADLELLVPNLVLHHDPHLWGDDVNVFKPERFAEGIANATKHNSAAFIPFGLGPRSCVGMSFALMEMKMALSMILQRFTIFLSPTYSHSPFTLLLLQPQHGIQLQHTQLLQLTVLLFLTSSSSNKTHSILE; encoded by the exons ATGAATTCCATGGCAAACGTATCTGTCCTTGTTGTAGGCGTTGTTTGCCTCTCTCTGGTTATAGCTCTAATCAAAGTCCTACACAAATATTGGTGGAAGCCACTTCGGATCCAAAGTTTACTGAGTAGGCAAGGAATCAATGGACCCCCTTAcagattcatccatggaaacaACAAAGAGACCATCAAAATGAAACAGGAAGCCTTGAGAAACCCCATGCCTACTTTATCACATGATATACTGCCCAGGGTTCAACCTCAAATTTGGTCAAGGATCAAGTTATATG GGAAAAACTATCTAAGTTGGACAGGTTCTAGAGCTATGCTTGTTATTACAGAACCGGAGCTTATCAAAGAGTTACTTAAAAATAGTGAAAGAGCTTTCCCAAAGAGGACTAGCagagaaaggaagaaagaagaCGATTTCGTTCTTAAGATACTAGGGGATGGGCTTGTGACATCAGAAGGTGAGAAATGggcaaagaaaaggaaattggCAAATCATGCTTTTCATGGGGAGACCTTGAAA AGCATGACCCCTGCAGTGATTGCTAGTGTTGAGACGATGCTGGAGAGGTGGAAACTATTAGAAGGCAAAGAAATTGAGGTGTTTGGAGAATTTAGATTGCTGACATCAGAAGTGATATCCAGAACTGCTTTTGGTAGCAGTTATTTGGATGGGGAAAAGATTTTTGACATGTTGATGAAGTTGTCTGTCATAACAAACAGAAACATGTTTAAGGCTAGATTTCTTGTCATCAG caAGTTCTGGAAAAGTGCTGATCAAATTGAAGCAGACAAACTTGAGAAAGAGATACACAATTGTGTGATGAAGATagtgaagaaaagagaagagaaagtaGCTAATGGAGATGCCAACAGCTTCGGCACTGATTTTCTTGGATTACTTTTAAATGCTTACCATGATACAGACAAGAAAAACAGGATTTCACAGCAAGATCTGGTTGATGAATGCAAGACATTTTACTTTGCTGGACAAGAAACAACTAATTCTTCACTTGCATGGACTGTCTTGCTTCTTGCAATCCATCCAGAATGGCAAGAGAAAGCGAGGCAAGAAGTGATCAAGATCTTCGGTAATCAAAATCCGAATCCTGAAGGCATTGGCAAACTCAAGATT ATGACTATGATCATTAATGAAACACTAAGATTATATCCTCCAGTAAGTTCCATGGTAAGGAAGGTAGCAACTGGCGTTCAATTGGGAAAGCTGATTCTACCAGCTGATTTGGAGTTGCTTGTCCCAAATCTTGTACTTCACCATGACCCTCACTTATGGGGAGATGATGTAAATGTTTTCAAACCCGAGAGGTTTGCAGAAGGGATTGCCAATGCTACGAAACATAATTCAGCTGCATTTATTCCGTTCGGGTTGGGACCTCGATCTTGTGTGGGAATGAGCTTTGCGTTGATGGAAATGAAGATGGCTCTTTCGATGATTCTACAACGCTtcaccatttttctttctccTACCTACAGCCACTCACCATTTACCCTTCTTTTGCTTCAACCACAACATGGAATTCAG TTGCAACATACTCAGCTTCTACAGTTGACTGTGCTACTGTTTCTTACTTCTTCAAGCTCCAACAAAACACACTCGATCCTAGAGTGA
- the LOC105783622 gene encoding cytochrome P450 CYP749A22 isoform X1, which translates to MNSMANVSVLVVGVVCLSLVIALIKVLHKYWWKPLRIQSLLSRQGINGPPYRFIHGNNKETIKMKQEALRNPMPTLSHDILPRVQPQIWSRIKLYGKNYLSWTGSRAMLVITEPELIKELLKNSERAFPKRTSRERKKEDDFVLKILGDGLVTSEGEKWAKKRKLANHAFHGETLKSMTPAVIASVETMLERWKLLEGKEIEVFGEFRLLTSEVISRTAFGSSYLDGEKIFDMLMKLSVITNRNMFKARFLVISKFWKSADQIEADKLEKEIHNCVMKIVKKREEKVANGDANSFGTDFLGLLLNAYHDTDKKNRISQQDLVDECKTFYFAGQETTNSSLAWTVLLLAIHPEWQEKARQEVIKIFGNQNPNPEGIGKLKIMTMIINETLRLYPPVSSMVRKVATGVQLGKLILPADLELLVPNLVLHHDPHLWGDDVNVFKPERFAEGIANATKHNSAAFIPFGLGPRSCVGMSFALMEMKMALSMILQRFTIFLSPTYSHSPFTLLLLQPQHGIQKSLSWKTNFLIKWNIMRLSEYGLIKHNERRLKVQGGIYDYTSIPEDSN; encoded by the exons ATGAATTCCATGGCAAACGTATCTGTCCTTGTTGTAGGCGTTGTTTGCCTCTCTCTGGTTATAGCTCTAATCAAAGTCCTACACAAATATTGGTGGAAGCCACTTCGGATCCAAAGTTTACTGAGTAGGCAAGGAATCAATGGACCCCCTTAcagattcatccatggaaacaACAAAGAGACCATCAAAATGAAACAGGAAGCCTTGAGAAACCCCATGCCTACTTTATCACATGATATACTGCCCAGGGTTCAACCTCAAATTTGGTCAAGGATCAAGTTATATG GGAAAAACTATCTAAGTTGGACAGGTTCTAGAGCTATGCTTGTTATTACAGAACCGGAGCTTATCAAAGAGTTACTTAAAAATAGTGAAAGAGCTTTCCCAAAGAGGACTAGCagagaaaggaagaaagaagaCGATTTCGTTCTTAAGATACTAGGGGATGGGCTTGTGACATCAGAAGGTGAGAAATGggcaaagaaaaggaaattggCAAATCATGCTTTTCATGGGGAGACCTTGAAA AGCATGACCCCTGCAGTGATTGCTAGTGTTGAGACGATGCTGGAGAGGTGGAAACTATTAGAAGGCAAAGAAATTGAGGTGTTTGGAGAATTTAGATTGCTGACATCAGAAGTGATATCCAGAACTGCTTTTGGTAGCAGTTATTTGGATGGGGAAAAGATTTTTGACATGTTGATGAAGTTGTCTGTCATAACAAACAGAAACATGTTTAAGGCTAGATTTCTTGTCATCAG caAGTTCTGGAAAAGTGCTGATCAAATTGAAGCAGACAAACTTGAGAAAGAGATACACAATTGTGTGATGAAGATagtgaagaaaagagaagagaaagtaGCTAATGGAGATGCCAACAGCTTCGGCACTGATTTTCTTGGATTACTTTTAAATGCTTACCATGATACAGACAAGAAAAACAGGATTTCACAGCAAGATCTGGTTGATGAATGCAAGACATTTTACTTTGCTGGACAAGAAACAACTAATTCTTCACTTGCATGGACTGTCTTGCTTCTTGCAATCCATCCAGAATGGCAAGAGAAAGCGAGGCAAGAAGTGATCAAGATCTTCGGTAATCAAAATCCGAATCCTGAAGGCATTGGCAAACTCAAGATT ATGACTATGATCATTAATGAAACACTAAGATTATATCCTCCAGTAAGTTCCATGGTAAGGAAGGTAGCAACTGGCGTTCAATTGGGAAAGCTGATTCTACCAGCTGATTTGGAGTTGCTTGTCCCAAATCTTGTACTTCACCATGACCCTCACTTATGGGGAGATGATGTAAATGTTTTCAAACCCGAGAGGTTTGCAGAAGGGATTGCCAATGCTACGAAACATAATTCAGCTGCATTTATTCCGTTCGGGTTGGGACCTCGATCTTGTGTGGGAATGAGCTTTGCGTTGATGGAAATGAAGATGGCTCTTTCGATGATTCTACAACGCTtcaccatttttctttctccTACCTACAGCCACTCACCATTTACCCTTCTTTTGCTTCAACCACAACATGGAATTCAG aagagcttgtcatggaaaacgaatttcttgataaagtggaataTAATGCGACTGTCTGAATATGGGCTGATCAAACACAATGAGAGAAGGCTGAAAGTTCAAGGAGGAATATACGACTATACTTCGATACCTGAGGATTCAAactga
- the LOC105783622 gene encoding cytochrome P450 CYP749A22 isoform X2 gives MNSMANVSVLVVGVVCLSLVIALIKVLHKYWWKPLRIQSLLSRQGINGPPYRFIHGNNKETIKMKQEALRNPMPTLSHDILPRVQPQIWSRIKLYGKNYLSWTGSRAMLVITEPELIKELLKNSERAFPKRTSRERKKEDDFVLKILGDGLVTSEGEKWAKKRKLANHAFHGETLKSMTPAVIASVETMLERWKLLEGKEIEVFGEFRLLTSEVISRTAFGSSYLDGEKIFDMLMKLSVITNRNMFKARFLVISKFWKSADQIEADKLEKEIHNCVMKIVKKREEKVANGDANSFGTDFLGLLLNAYHDTDKKNRISQQDLVDECKTFYFAGQETTNSSLAWTVLLLAIHPEWQEKARQEVIKIFGNQNPNPEGIGKLKIMTMIINETLRLYPPVSSMVRKVATGVQLGKLILPADLELLVPNLVLHHDPHLWGDDVNVFKPERFAEGIANATKHNSAAFIPFGLGPRSCVGMSFALMEMKMALSMILQRFTIFLSPTYSHSPFTLLLLQPQHGIQSLSWKTNFLIKWNIMRLSEYGLIKHNERRLKVQGGIYDYTSIPEDSN, from the exons ATGAATTCCATGGCAAACGTATCTGTCCTTGTTGTAGGCGTTGTTTGCCTCTCTCTGGTTATAGCTCTAATCAAAGTCCTACACAAATATTGGTGGAAGCCACTTCGGATCCAAAGTTTACTGAGTAGGCAAGGAATCAATGGACCCCCTTAcagattcatccatggaaacaACAAAGAGACCATCAAAATGAAACAGGAAGCCTTGAGAAACCCCATGCCTACTTTATCACATGATATACTGCCCAGGGTTCAACCTCAAATTTGGTCAAGGATCAAGTTATATG GGAAAAACTATCTAAGTTGGACAGGTTCTAGAGCTATGCTTGTTATTACAGAACCGGAGCTTATCAAAGAGTTACTTAAAAATAGTGAAAGAGCTTTCCCAAAGAGGACTAGCagagaaaggaagaaagaagaCGATTTCGTTCTTAAGATACTAGGGGATGGGCTTGTGACATCAGAAGGTGAGAAATGggcaaagaaaaggaaattggCAAATCATGCTTTTCATGGGGAGACCTTGAAA AGCATGACCCCTGCAGTGATTGCTAGTGTTGAGACGATGCTGGAGAGGTGGAAACTATTAGAAGGCAAAGAAATTGAGGTGTTTGGAGAATTTAGATTGCTGACATCAGAAGTGATATCCAGAACTGCTTTTGGTAGCAGTTATTTGGATGGGGAAAAGATTTTTGACATGTTGATGAAGTTGTCTGTCATAACAAACAGAAACATGTTTAAGGCTAGATTTCTTGTCATCAG caAGTTCTGGAAAAGTGCTGATCAAATTGAAGCAGACAAACTTGAGAAAGAGATACACAATTGTGTGATGAAGATagtgaagaaaagagaagagaaagtaGCTAATGGAGATGCCAACAGCTTCGGCACTGATTTTCTTGGATTACTTTTAAATGCTTACCATGATACAGACAAGAAAAACAGGATTTCACAGCAAGATCTGGTTGATGAATGCAAGACATTTTACTTTGCTGGACAAGAAACAACTAATTCTTCACTTGCATGGACTGTCTTGCTTCTTGCAATCCATCCAGAATGGCAAGAGAAAGCGAGGCAAGAAGTGATCAAGATCTTCGGTAATCAAAATCCGAATCCTGAAGGCATTGGCAAACTCAAGATT ATGACTATGATCATTAATGAAACACTAAGATTATATCCTCCAGTAAGTTCCATGGTAAGGAAGGTAGCAACTGGCGTTCAATTGGGAAAGCTGATTCTACCAGCTGATTTGGAGTTGCTTGTCCCAAATCTTGTACTTCACCATGACCCTCACTTATGGGGAGATGATGTAAATGTTTTCAAACCCGAGAGGTTTGCAGAAGGGATTGCCAATGCTACGAAACATAATTCAGCTGCATTTATTCCGTTCGGGTTGGGACCTCGATCTTGTGTGGGAATGAGCTTTGCGTTGATGGAAATGAAGATGGCTCTTTCGATGATTCTACAACGCTtcaccatttttctttctccTACCTACAGCCACTCACCATTTACCCTTCTTTTGCTTCAACCACAACATGGAATTCAG agcttgtcatggaaaacgaatttcttgataaagtggaataTAATGCGACTGTCTGAATATGGGCTGATCAAACACAATGAGAGAAGGCTGAAAGTTCAAGGAGGAATATACGACTATACTTCGATACCTGAGGATTCAAactga
- the LOC105783622 gene encoding cytochrome P450 CYP749A22 isoform X5: MNSMANVSVLVVGVVCLSLVIALIKVLHKYWWKPLRIQSLLSRQGINGPPYRFIHGNNKETIKMKQEALRNPMPTLSHDILPRVQPQIWSRIKLYGKNYLSWTGSRAMLVITEPELIKELLKNSERAFPKRTSRERKKEDDFVLKILGDGLVTSEGEKWAKKRKLANHAFHGETLKSMTPAVIASVETMLERWKLLEGKEIEVFGEFRLLTSEVISRTAFGSSYLDGEKIFDMLMKLSVITNRNMFKARFLVISKFWKSADQIEADKLEKEIHNCVMKIVKKREEKVANGDANSFGTDFLGLLLNAYHDTDKKNRISQQDLVDECKTFYFAGQETTNSSLAWTVLLLAIHPEWQEKARQEVIKIFGNQNPNPEGIGKLKIMTMIINETLRLYPPVSSMVRKVATGVQLGKLILPADLELLVPNLVLHHDPHLWGDDVNVFKPERFAEGIANATKHNSAAFIPFGLGPRSCVGMSFALMEMKMALSMILQRFTIFLSPTYSHSPFTLLLLQPQHGIQVVHRLRWISATESLGDHELVNYF, from the exons ATGAATTCCATGGCAAACGTATCTGTCCTTGTTGTAGGCGTTGTTTGCCTCTCTCTGGTTATAGCTCTAATCAAAGTCCTACACAAATATTGGTGGAAGCCACTTCGGATCCAAAGTTTACTGAGTAGGCAAGGAATCAATGGACCCCCTTAcagattcatccatggaaacaACAAAGAGACCATCAAAATGAAACAGGAAGCCTTGAGAAACCCCATGCCTACTTTATCACATGATATACTGCCCAGGGTTCAACCTCAAATTTGGTCAAGGATCAAGTTATATG GGAAAAACTATCTAAGTTGGACAGGTTCTAGAGCTATGCTTGTTATTACAGAACCGGAGCTTATCAAAGAGTTACTTAAAAATAGTGAAAGAGCTTTCCCAAAGAGGACTAGCagagaaaggaagaaagaagaCGATTTCGTTCTTAAGATACTAGGGGATGGGCTTGTGACATCAGAAGGTGAGAAATGggcaaagaaaaggaaattggCAAATCATGCTTTTCATGGGGAGACCTTGAAA AGCATGACCCCTGCAGTGATTGCTAGTGTTGAGACGATGCTGGAGAGGTGGAAACTATTAGAAGGCAAAGAAATTGAGGTGTTTGGAGAATTTAGATTGCTGACATCAGAAGTGATATCCAGAACTGCTTTTGGTAGCAGTTATTTGGATGGGGAAAAGATTTTTGACATGTTGATGAAGTTGTCTGTCATAACAAACAGAAACATGTTTAAGGCTAGATTTCTTGTCATCAG caAGTTCTGGAAAAGTGCTGATCAAATTGAAGCAGACAAACTTGAGAAAGAGATACACAATTGTGTGATGAAGATagtgaagaaaagagaagagaaagtaGCTAATGGAGATGCCAACAGCTTCGGCACTGATTTTCTTGGATTACTTTTAAATGCTTACCATGATACAGACAAGAAAAACAGGATTTCACAGCAAGATCTGGTTGATGAATGCAAGACATTTTACTTTGCTGGACAAGAAACAACTAATTCTTCACTTGCATGGACTGTCTTGCTTCTTGCAATCCATCCAGAATGGCAAGAGAAAGCGAGGCAAGAAGTGATCAAGATCTTCGGTAATCAAAATCCGAATCCTGAAGGCATTGGCAAACTCAAGATT ATGACTATGATCATTAATGAAACACTAAGATTATATCCTCCAGTAAGTTCCATGGTAAGGAAGGTAGCAACTGGCGTTCAATTGGGAAAGCTGATTCTACCAGCTGATTTGGAGTTGCTTGTCCCAAATCTTGTACTTCACCATGACCCTCACTTATGGGGAGATGATGTAAATGTTTTCAAACCCGAGAGGTTTGCAGAAGGGATTGCCAATGCTACGAAACATAATTCAGCTGCATTTATTCCGTTCGGGTTGGGACCTCGATCTTGTGTGGGAATGAGCTTTGCGTTGATGGAAATGAAGATGGCTCTTTCGATGATTCTACAACGCTtcaccatttttctttctccTACCTACAGCCACTCACCATTTACCCTTCTTTTGCTTCAACCACAACATGGAATTCAG